The Methylocystis bryophila genome contains the following window.
GATAGGACGCAGGACATCGGCTGCATTCCGGATGTCCTCGATTGCGAGCGCCTCGTATATCTCCGATATGCTGTGATCGCCTTGCGACTGGACCGCCTTGAGCCCGGCGTCATATTCGTTGCTCTCGCCAATCGCCTTCTCGAAGATTGACGGATTGGAGGTTGCGCCTCTCAGGCTGTCGCGTTCCATGCGCATGCGCAGCTCGCCGCCTTCGACGAAGCTTCGCTTGAGGAAATCGATCCACACCGACTGGCCGCAGGCGTCCAGATCATTCAACGCATTCATGACGCGACCCTCGACATTTCTCCGTGCCTTCTCATCGCTCGAATAGTCCTGCTCGAACAAGCTTTAGAGCTAGAGCAAGGCTTCGACGCGCTTGCATACGTTCTCCACGCTGAAGCCGAACTCTCGCAGCGTGACCTCGCCTGGCGCCGACGCGCCGAAATGATCCAAGCCCAGGACGTCGCCGCGATCGCCGACATAGCGGCTCCAGCCTTGCGTGGCGCCGGCCTCGACGGCGAGCCGCGCGGGGACATCTCGCGGGAAGATCTCGTCGCGATAGGTCTTCGGCTGCGCCTCGAAGAGTTCCCAGCTCGGCATGGACACGGCGCGCGCGTGAATGCCGCGTTCCTCCAACTTCTTTTGGGCTTCGACGATCAGATTGACCTCGCTTCCGGAGGCGATCAGCACCGCATCCGTCTTGCCATTGGGCGCGTCGGCGAGGACATAGGCGCCGCGGCGTAGTCCCTCCGCGGGCGCGTAGCGGCTGCGATCGAGCGTCGGCGCCTTCTGACGCGATAGCGCCAGCGCCACCGGACGATTCTCGGCGGCGACCGCGACGCGCCAAGCCTCTGCTGTCTCATTGGCGTCTGCCGGCCTGATGACCGTGAGCCCGGGGATTGCGCGCAGGCTTGCAAGCTGCTCGACAGGCTGATGCGTCGGCCCGTCCTCGCCGAGCGCCACGCTGTCATGCGTGAAGACGAAGACGACATGCAGCTGCATGATCGACGCAAGTCGGATGGGCGGGCGCATATAGTCGGAGAAGATCAGAAAGGTCGCGCCGAAAGGCAAGGCGCCGCCATGCGCGGCCAGACCGTTGACCACGGCCCCCATCGCATGCTCGCGCACGCCGAACCAGATGTTCCGGCCGGCATAGCTCCAGGCTCCGTTCGTTTGATGCCCCGGCGGCGCGCTCTCCGGCTCGAAATCGCCAAGCCCCTTCAGAGCGGTGAAGGTCGAAGGATTGAGGTCGGCCGAGCCTCCGATGAGCGCCGGAAGCTTCGGCGCGATCGCATTCATGACCTTGCCGGCGGAGACGCGCGTGGCCTCGCCTTTGGCGTCGGCTTGAAATTCGGGGATGTCGCTGTCCCATCCGTCAGGGAGCTCTCCGCGCCACGCCTGTTGCAGAGATTCCGCCAGCTCCGCATATTTTTCTTCGTAACGCTCGAGCTCTCGGCTCCATTCCTCCTCGAGCTTGCAACCGCGCGCGATCGCTTCGCGCATGTGGCTTGCGACGTCTTGAGGCACGAGGAATGTGGGTTCGGTCGGCCAGCCGAGGTTCTGCTTGGTCAGGCGCACCTCGTCCGCGCCCAGCGGCGAGCCATGCGCCTCGAAACTGTCCTGCTTGTGCGGCGAGCCATAGCCGAGATGCGTGCGCACGCGGATCAAGGACGGACGGTCCGCCTCGTCACAGGCGGCGCGCAAGGCCGCGTCCAGCGCCGAAAGATCGTTGCCGTTCGCGACCTCCTGCACATGCCAGCCATAGGCGTCGAAGCGCTCGCCGCAATTTTCAGTAAAGGCCATGTCAGTGCCCGCGGAAAGCGTGACATGATTTTCGTCGTACAGGCAGATGAGCTTGCCCAATCGCAGATGACCGGCGAGCGAAGCGGCCTCGGCGGCGACGCCCTCCATCATGTCGCCGTCGCTCATGATCACAAAGGTGCGGTGGTCAATGACATCAAAGCCGGGGCGGTTGAAGCTCATTGCGAGATGGCGTTCCGCGATCGCGAAACCGACCGCATTGGCGAAGCCCTGGCCGAGCGGCCCGGTCGTAATTTCGACGCCGGGCGTCAGCCCGCGCTCAGGATGGCCCGGCGCCTTGCTGTCCCATTGCCGAAAGCGCTCGATTTCCTGGAGCGGCAGGTCATAACCGGTAAGATGCAAGAGCGAATAGAGAAGCGCCGAGCCGTGTCCCGCGGACAGCACAAAGCGATCGCGGTCGTTCCATTTCGGATTTTTCGGGTTGTGCTTGAGAAACCGAGACCACAGCACATAGGCCATGGGCGCGGCCCCCAGCGGTAAACCTGGATGTCCGCTGTCGGCCTTCTGCACCATGTCGACCGAGAGAAATCGTATCGCATTGATGCAGCGCTGGTCTAACGCAGCGTTTGAGTTGGAGAGCGTCATGACGTCGGTCCACGCGCGACAAGGACACGAGAAAATTAGGGTGGCGAGCCGACCCATCAAGCCGGCCTGCCGCGCG
Protein-coding sequences here:
- the tkt gene encoding transketolase, with product MTLSNSNAALDQRCINAIRFLSVDMVQKADSGHPGLPLGAAPMAYVLWSRFLKHNPKNPKWNDRDRFVLSAGHGSALLYSLLHLTGYDLPLQEIERFRQWDSKAPGHPERGLTPGVEITTGPLGQGFANAVGFAIAERHLAMSFNRPGFDVIDHRTFVIMSDGDMMEGVAAEAASLAGHLRLGKLICLYDENHVTLSAGTDMAFTENCGERFDAYGWHVQEVANGNDLSALDAALRAACDEADRPSLIRVRTHLGYGSPHKQDSFEAHGSPLGADEVRLTKQNLGWPTEPTFLVPQDVASHMREAIARGCKLEEEWSRELERYEEKYAELAESLQQAWRGELPDGWDSDIPEFQADAKGEATRVSAGKVMNAIAPKLPALIGGSADLNPSTFTALKGLGDFEPESAPPGHQTNGAWSYAGRNIWFGVREHAMGAVVNGLAAHGGALPFGATFLIFSDYMRPPIRLASIMQLHVVFVFTHDSVALGEDGPTHQPVEQLASLRAIPGLTVIRPADANETAEAWRVAVAAENRPVALALSRQKAPTLDRSRYAPAEGLRRGAYVLADAPNGKTDAVLIASGSEVNLIVEAQKKLEERGIHARAVSMPSWELFEAQPKTYRDEIFPRDVPARLAVEAGATQGWSRYVGDRGDVLGLDHFGASAPGEVTLREFGFSVENVCKRVEALL